ATTTACGTTGTATCTCTCCAAAGAGAATTCATCTTTAAATATTCCATTAACCCTCTCAGCAACAGCGTTAGCATAAGGATCATAAGATTCTGTCATACTGGTATTAATTTTGTTTTTAGATAAAACCTGTTGATACTCATCACAACAATATTGTATTCCTCTATCCGAATGATGAATTAATGGCTCTTTATACATCCTCTGCTTTATTGCCATACTTAAAGCTCTTATAGAACCTTCAGCACTTAAGCTATTTGACAGGTCAAAGCCTACGATTTTCTTTGAATATGCATCAGTAACTAAAGCCAGGTAAGTTTTCCTGTTTCGATTACCAATATAAGTAATGTCTGAAACCCAGACTTGTTCAGGTCTTACAATAGATAAATTCTCTATAAGATTTTTATGTTTGTGGAAACGATGATAGGAATTGGTTGTTGTCCGAT
This genomic interval from uncultured Bacteroides sp. contains the following:
- a CDS encoding IS3 family transposase → MLGISRQNYYRRKWSKSKRQDIALRVVELVSSIRQRMPRIGMRKMYHLLHAPLQELKVGRDRFLSILKANHLTIKPYRNYRTTTNSYHRFHKHKNLIENLSIVRPEQVWVSDITYIGNRNRKTYLALVTDAYSKKIVGFDLSNSLSAEGSIRALSMAIKQRMYKEPLIHHSDRGIQYCCDEYQQVLSKNKINTSMTESYDPYANAVAERVNGIFKDEFSLERYNVNCGTMKAIVKDAIRIYNRERPHYSCYMNTPEWMHKQSNVIIRTYNSLKKKNSSLVGTGAPAPCH